From Cygnus atratus isolate AKBS03 ecotype Queensland, Australia chromosome 1, CAtr_DNAZoo_HiC_assembly, whole genome shotgun sequence, the proteins below share one genomic window:
- the CPSF6 gene encoding cleavage and polyadenylation specificity factor subunit 6 isoform X7, which yields MADGVDHIDIYADVGEEFNQEAEYGGHDQIDLYDDVISPSANNGDAPEDRDYMDSLPPSVGDDVGKGAAPNVVYTYTGKRIALYIGNLTWWTTDEDLTEAVHSLGVNDILEIKFFENRANGQSKGFALVGVGSEASSKKLMDLLPKRELHGQNPVVTPCNKQFLSQFEMQSRKTTQSGQMSGEGKAGPPGGSSRAAFPPSNRGRGRFPGAIPGGDRFPGPAGPGGPPPPFPAGQTPPRPPLGPPGPPGPPGPPPPGQVLPPPLAGPPNRGDRPPPPVLFPGQPFGQPPLGPLPPGPPPPVPGYGPPPGPPPPQQGPPPPPGPFPPRPPGPLGPPLTLAPPPHLPGPPPGAPPPAPHVNPAFFPPPANSGIPTSDSRGPPPTDPYGRPPPYDRGDYGPPGREMDAARTPLSEAEFEEIMNRNRAISSSAISRAVSDASAGDYGSAIETLVTAISLIKQSKVSADDRCKVLISSLQDCLHGIESKSYGSGSRRRERSRERDHSRSREKSRRHKSRSRDRHDDYYRERSRERERHRDRDRDRDRERDREREYRHR from the exons ATGGCGGACGGCGTGGACCACATCGACATCTACGCCGATGTGGGCGAGGAGTTCAACCAG gaAGCTGAATATGGTGGACATGATCAGATTGATTTGTATGATGATGTAATTTCTCCGTCTGCAAATAATGGAGATGCCCCAGAAGATCGTGATTATATGGATTCTCTCCCACCATCAGTTGGAGATGACGTAGGTAAAGGAGCTGCACCAAATGTTGTCTATACGTATACTGGAAAGAGAATTGCCTTGTACATTGGAAATCTGACTTGG tggaCAACAGATGAAGACTTAACTGAAGCAGTTCATTCATTGGGGGTAAATGATATTTTGGAGATAAAATTTTTTGAAAATCGTGCTAATGGCCAGTCTAAAGG gttTGCCCTTGTGGGTGTGGGATCAGAAGCATCCTCCAAAAAGCTGATGGACTTGCTGCCTAAAAGAGAATTGCATGGGCAGAATCCAGTTGTAACTCCATGTAATAAACAATTTTTGAGTCAGTTTGAAATGCAGTCAAGGAAAA CCACACAGTCTGGCCAGATGTCAGGGGAAGGTAAAGCTGGGCCTCCAGGAGGAAGCTCGCGAGCAGCATTCCCACCTAGTAACAGAGGGCGAGGCCGTTTTCCTGGTGCCATTCCAGGTGGAGACAGATTCCCTGGaccagcagggccaggagggcCACCACCACCTTTCCCAg ctggaCAAACTCCCCCACGTCCACCGTTAGGTCCTCCTGGTCCACCAGGCCCACCAGGCCCTCCACCTCCTGGTCAGGTCCTCCCACCTCCTTTAGCTGGACCTCCTAATCGTGGTGACCGTCCACCACCACCAGTTCTGTTTCCAGGACAGCCTTTTGGTCAGCCTCCGCTCGGGCCCCTTCCTCCAGGCCCTCCACCACCAGTTCCAGGCTACGGGCCACCACCAGGTCCGCCACCACCTCAGCAGGGTCCACCTCCACCTCCGGGTCCATTTCCCCCTCGTCCACCTGGGCCTCTTGGGCCGCCCCTGACTCTTGCTCCTCCTCCACATCTCCCTGGGCCACCTCCAGGTGCTCCACCGCCTGCACCACACGTGAATCCAGCTTTCTTCCCCCCACCTGCCAATAGTGGCATACCTACTTCAGACAGCCGTGGCCCACCTCCAACAGATCCGTATGGCCGACCTCCACCATATGACAGAGGTGACTATGGGCCACCTGGAAG AGAAATGGATGCTGCAAGGACACCTCTAAGTGAAGCAGAATTTGAAGAAATCATGAATAGAAATAGGGCGATCTCAAGCAGTGCCATTTCAAGAGCTGTATCAGATGCCAGTGCTG GGGACTATGGAAGTGCTATAGAGACCCTGGTAACTGCAATTTCCTTAATTAAACAGTCCAAAGTATCTGCTGACGATCGTTGTAAAGTTCTTATTAGCTCTCTTCAAGACTGCCTTCATGGGATTGAGTCCAAGTCTTATGGTTCTGGATCCAG AAGACGTGAACGATCCAGGGAGAGGGACCACAGTAGGTCACGAGAAAAAAGTAGACGCCACAAATCACGTAGTAGAGATCGCCATGATGACTATTATCGGGAAAGAAGTCGGGAAAGAGAGAGGCATCGTGATCGCGACAGAGATCGCGACAGAGAAcgagacagagagagagagtatCGCCATCGTTAA
- the CPSF6 gene encoding cleavage and polyadenylation specificity factor subunit 6 isoform X8 produces MADGVDHIDIYADVGEEFNQEAEYGGHDQIDLYDDVISPSANNGDAPEDRDYMDSLPPSVGDDVGKGAAPNVVYTYTGKRIALYIGNLTWWTTDEDLTEAVHSLGVNDILEIKFFENRANGQSKGFALVGVGSEASSKKLMDLLPKRELHGQNPVVTPCNKQFLSQFEMQSRKTTQSGQMSGEGKAGPPGGSSRAAFPPSNRGRGRFPGAIPGGDRFPGPAGPGGPPPPFPAGQTPPRPPLGPPGPPGPPGPPPPGQVLPPPLAGPPNRGDRPPPPVLFPGQPFGQPPLGPLPPGPPPPVPGYGPPPGPPPPQQGPPPPPGPFPPRPPGPLGPPLTLAPPPHLPGPPPGAPPPAPHVNPAFFPPPANSGIPTSDSRGPPPTDPYGRPPPYDRGDYGPPGREMDAARTPLSEAEFEEIMNRNRAISSSAISRAVSDASAGDYGSAIETLVTAISLIKQSKVSADDRCKVLISSLQDCLHGIESKSYGSGSRRERSRERDHSRSREKSRRHKSRSRDRHDDYYRERSRERERHRDRDRDRDRERDREREYRHR; encoded by the exons ATGGCGGACGGCGTGGACCACATCGACATCTACGCCGATGTGGGCGAGGAGTTCAACCAG gaAGCTGAATATGGTGGACATGATCAGATTGATTTGTATGATGATGTAATTTCTCCGTCTGCAAATAATGGAGATGCCCCAGAAGATCGTGATTATATGGATTCTCTCCCACCATCAGTTGGAGATGACGTAGGTAAAGGAGCTGCACCAAATGTTGTCTATACGTATACTGGAAAGAGAATTGCCTTGTACATTGGAAATCTGACTTGG tggaCAACAGATGAAGACTTAACTGAAGCAGTTCATTCATTGGGGGTAAATGATATTTTGGAGATAAAATTTTTTGAAAATCGTGCTAATGGCCAGTCTAAAGG gttTGCCCTTGTGGGTGTGGGATCAGAAGCATCCTCCAAAAAGCTGATGGACTTGCTGCCTAAAAGAGAATTGCATGGGCAGAATCCAGTTGTAACTCCATGTAATAAACAATTTTTGAGTCAGTTTGAAATGCAGTCAAGGAAAA CCACACAGTCTGGCCAGATGTCAGGGGAAGGTAAAGCTGGGCCTCCAGGAGGAAGCTCGCGAGCAGCATTCCCACCTAGTAACAGAGGGCGAGGCCGTTTTCCTGGTGCCATTCCAGGTGGAGACAGATTCCCTGGaccagcagggccaggagggcCACCACCACCTTTCCCAg ctggaCAAACTCCCCCACGTCCACCGTTAGGTCCTCCTGGTCCACCAGGCCCACCAGGCCCTCCACCTCCTGGTCAGGTCCTCCCACCTCCTTTAGCTGGACCTCCTAATCGTGGTGACCGTCCACCACCACCAGTTCTGTTTCCAGGACAGCCTTTTGGTCAGCCTCCGCTCGGGCCCCTTCCTCCAGGCCCTCCACCACCAGTTCCAGGCTACGGGCCACCACCAGGTCCGCCACCACCTCAGCAGGGTCCACCTCCACCTCCGGGTCCATTTCCCCCTCGTCCACCTGGGCCTCTTGGGCCGCCCCTGACTCTTGCTCCTCCTCCACATCTCCCTGGGCCACCTCCAGGTGCTCCACCGCCTGCACCACACGTGAATCCAGCTTTCTTCCCCCCACCTGCCAATAGTGGCATACCTACTTCAGACAGCCGTGGCCCACCTCCAACAGATCCGTATGGCCGACCTCCACCATATGACAGAGGTGACTATGGGCCACCTGGAAG AGAAATGGATGCTGCAAGGACACCTCTAAGTGAAGCAGAATTTGAAGAAATCATGAATAGAAATAGGGCGATCTCAAGCAGTGCCATTTCAAGAGCTGTATCAGATGCCAGTGCTG GGGACTATGGAAGTGCTATAGAGACCCTGGTAACTGCAATTTCCTTAATTAAACAGTCCAAAGTATCTGCTGACGATCGTTGTAAAGTTCTTATTAGCTCTCTTCAAGACTGCCTTCATGGGATTGAGTCCAAGTCTTATGGTTCTGGATCCAG ACGTGAACGATCCAGGGAGAGGGACCACAGTAGGTCACGAGAAAAAAGTAGACGCCACAAATCACGTAGTAGAGATCGCCATGATGACTATTATCGGGAAAGAAGTCGGGAAAGAGAGAGGCATCGTGATCGCGACAGAGATCGCGACAGAGAAcgagacagagagagagagtatCGCCATCGTTAA